The following coding sequences lie in one bacterium genomic window:
- a CDS encoding BamA/TamA family outer membrane protein, protein MSRLLAFTVLVAGFSYAATNELPAIVNRSVLPIRVIREVLEQDSSVGRDDAIMALQDSLIARGFFGATVDISGETLYVVAGNRYETAGVRWLGDSLVIDPMAFARVPLQTGREFEFWQVSESANGLLDWCEESGFPFARVEVDSFELDHISGHVTPHLRIAAGPRIAISFVNFKGNTISQNSLLLRESRLRIGSLYRESRIGMAKRRLSQLEYLRRVSDPKLVVDDQGRSGLVIPVEESKLSRLDAVAGLAPAAEGESQTVTGLVDLQLLNLFGSGRRAKVFWRRPSSKVQEIALAWREVWVAGTPFWADMSFAQRVEDTLYVTRRFGGKVGYPISASLEVFGGVAREELLADSTTARQLGLTTSATTLWESGFAVDTRNHRSNPRSGVKFETSIANGVRRTDVPPQGSDKRRFTQRRVSTDVEFNKEVRPYWIAHVSGHGRAVSSDEPQVPTPDLVRVGGARTLRGYREEQFLGSQVAWGTLEARYWLGNLSRVAIFGDFGAISREMRREESKASVTTLKAAYGFGLRMETGLGVWGIDYGIAGGTSPLNGQLHVSLLSLF, encoded by the coding sequence TTGAGTCGATTGCTTGCGTTCACGGTTCTTGTCGCCGGTTTCTCCTATGCAGCGACAAACGAGCTTCCGGCCATTGTGAATCGATCAGTTTTGCCGATTCGTGTTATCAGAGAGGTCTTGGAGCAGGATTCATCTGTCGGACGTGATGATGCCATAATGGCGCTGCAGGATTCCTTGATTGCAAGAGGATTTTTCGGCGCGACTGTTGACATATCAGGTGAAACGCTCTATGTAGTGGCCGGGAACCGCTACGAGACTGCCGGCGTTCGCTGGTTGGGTGACTCATTGGTAATTGATCCGATGGCGTTCGCACGCGTTCCCCTGCAGACCGGAAGAGAGTTCGAGTTCTGGCAGGTAAGTGAGTCGGCAAATGGCCTGCTCGATTGGTGTGAGGAAAGTGGATTTCCCTTCGCGCGGGTGGAAGTAGACTCTTTTGAACTGGATCATATCTCAGGACATGTTACTCCACACTTGCGAATAGCTGCCGGTCCACGCATTGCAATTTCATTCGTGAACTTTAAAGGCAATACGATCAGTCAGAATTCGCTCCTCCTCCGCGAGAGCCGGTTGCGAATTGGGTCTTTGTATCGCGAATCTCGCATTGGTATGGCGAAGCGACGCTTGTCGCAGCTTGAATATCTGCGGCGAGTGAGCGATCCGAAGCTTGTGGTTGATGACCAAGGCCGAAGCGGGTTAGTAATTCCAGTTGAAGAGAGCAAGCTGTCGCGACTTGATGCGGTTGCTGGATTGGCACCGGCTGCAGAAGGCGAGTCACAAACGGTTACGGGACTCGTTGACCTGCAGCTTTTGAACCTGTTTGGAAGCGGACGCCGTGCAAAAGTCTTCTGGCGTCGGCCTTCAAGCAAAGTGCAAGAAATTGCACTTGCCTGGCGAGAAGTTTGGGTTGCGGGAACGCCCTTTTGGGCGGACATGTCTTTCGCACAGCGTGTAGAAGACACTTTGTACGTGACGAGACGATTCGGCGGCAAGGTTGGATATCCAATTTCAGCCAGTCTTGAAGTTTTTGGTGGAGTCGCGCGCGAGGAATTGCTTGCAGATTCGACGACCGCACGGCAGCTTGGACTTACGACGAGTGCTACGACACTTTGGGAATCCGGATTTGCGGTTGATACTCGCAATCACAGGTCGAATCCACGAAGCGGTGTCAAGTTCGAGACTTCCATTGCGAATGGAGTTCGCAGGACCGATGTGCCGCCACAAGGCAGTGACAAGAGGCGATTCACGCAACGACGTGTTTCAACTGATGTGGAGTTCAACAAGGAGGTCCGCCCGTACTGGATTGCACATGTCAGCGGCCACGGACGGGCGGTTTCTTCCGACGAACCGCAGGTGCCAACGCCCGATCTCGTCAGAGTTGGAGGGGCGAGAACCTTGCGGGGCTACCGAGAGGAACAGTTTCTGGGTTCGCAGGTGGCGTGGGGTACGCTCGAAGCTCGGTACTGGTTGGGGAATCTGTCTCGTGTCGCAATATTCGGCGATTTTGGTGCAATCTCGCGTGAGATGCGGCGCGAGGAGAGTAAAGCGTCTGTGACGACATTGAAAGCCGCGTACGGGTTCGGTTTGCGAATGGAGACGGGTTTGGGAGTTTGGGGAATTGACTACGGAATTGCAGGTGGAACGTCACCCTTGAACGGGCAACTTCACGTTTCGCTGTTAAGCTTATTTTGA
- a CDS encoding glycogen synthase translates to MIQPPLRILHVSSEVAPFSKSGGLADVSASLPQALADLGHEVVVVSPKYQTLRGFNASDDSLSTIVSLNHHTYALRFTYDEPVQPRLRFAFVECDALFDRPGYYYDPVIKQDYEDNDERFAILSVAALAWCKESAWTPDIVHGHDWQTGPLPLFMRSPRFDKFFDESRFVLTIHNMAFQGRFHAGSQVWVDHGAEHFYPGGRAELHGSFCYLKIGIEFADAINTVSPTYAHELRTIDHMSFGLGQVLQARRKHFSGILNGIDSNLWNPQTDQFLSRTFTPTTLALRNINKRTLCERVGLPYDQRIPLIGMVTRISEQKGFSVLLPAVGELISSPAQLVVLGNGDPRFEQELQMLESVYPQRVRVITDYSEPLAHLIYGGVDVFLMPSLFEPCGLSQMMALRYGAPVVARETGGLADTVQDADRDQKSGTGFLFREYDSRALMSAMRRALGAFRRTERWRSIQRHGMRQDFSWRRSAKVYEELYRRVLSQDRVLE, encoded by the coding sequence ATGATTCAGCCTCCACTACGCATTCTTCACGTCTCATCGGAAGTCGCGCCTTTTTCGAAGTCTGGCGGTTTAGCCGATGTCAGTGCCTCGCTACCACAGGCCTTGGCCGATCTGGGACATGAGGTTGTTGTTGTTTCACCCAAGTACCAGACTCTTCGAGGCTTCAATGCGTCTGACGACTCGCTTTCGACCATAGTGTCTCTAAACCATCACACTTATGCACTGCGCTTCACCTATGACGAGCCAGTGCAGCCACGCCTGCGGTTTGCATTTGTGGAGTGTGACGCGCTGTTTGACCGCCCCGGCTATTATTACGATCCGGTGATCAAGCAAGACTATGAGGACAACGACGAGCGCTTTGCAATATTGTCGGTTGCGGCGCTGGCGTGGTGTAAAGAGAGTGCGTGGACTCCGGACATTGTTCACGGACATGATTGGCAAACCGGTCCTTTGCCCTTGTTCATGCGTTCTCCAAGGTTCGATAAGTTCTTTGATGAGAGCAGATTTGTCCTGACGATCCACAACATGGCTTTTCAGGGTCGTTTTCATGCGGGATCGCAGGTGTGGGTTGACCACGGTGCAGAGCATTTCTATCCGGGCGGACGTGCGGAGTTGCATGGATCCTTCTGCTATCTGAAGATTGGAATTGAGTTTGCAGACGCTATAAATACGGTTAGTCCAACGTACGCACACGAACTGCGAACGATTGATCATATGAGTTTTGGATTGGGGCAAGTACTTCAGGCAAGGCGAAAGCACTTTTCCGGAATACTGAATGGCATTGACTCAAATCTCTGGAATCCACAGACAGATCAGTTTCTGTCGCGAACCTTTACTCCGACTACCCTCGCTCTGCGTAATATTAACAAGCGTACATTGTGTGAACGAGTCGGCCTGCCATACGATCAACGGATTCCGCTTATCGGAATGGTCACGCGCATTTCGGAGCAAAAGGGTTTTAGCGTTTTACTGCCCGCAGTTGGAGAGTTGATAAGTTCGCCGGCTCAATTAGTGGTTCTGGGGAACGGAGATCCACGATTTGAGCAGGAGCTGCAGATGCTTGAATCAGTCTACCCTCAAAGGGTCCGCGTTATCACAGACTATAGCGAGCCACTTGCACATCTGATCTATGGCGGCGTGGACGTATTCTTGATGCCTTCCTTGTTTGAGCCCTGTGGATTGAGCCAAATGATGGCGTTGCGTTATGGTGCACCGGTTGTGGCACGTGAAACCGGAGGTTTAGCGGATACGGTTCAGGATGCTGATCGGGATCAAAAGTCCGGAACAGGTTTCTTGTTTCGTGAGTACGATTCGCGCGCGCTAATGAGCGCCATGCGGCGCGCACTTGGGGCATTTCGCAGAACGGAGAGATGGCGTTCGATTCAAAGGCACGGCATGAGACAGGATTTCTCGTGGCGACGATCGGCAAAAGTCTACGAAGAATTGTACCGTCGAGTGCTTTCACAGGATCGGGTGTTAGAGTGA
- a CDS encoding diguanylate cyclase, translated as MKSVFATLREDGLYSELRIVRLSGAELQTLERVFEQAGIVTSSAISGHASVRAHYLRDEGLSVLIEAEPISPSLFTIEGERFTVGFSKSDRIANWIARNSDGIGGVSVKTFGAISAILEAYWKSWDISCKSRALESVQSDSRFDREGADFFDAIEVRLRQLFSPDYLEIAPLSPGNFWADRPDGWSWISATRSDFHWPVPLTSEFEARLLSKPLPHFLHRLDDQRLLLPPPGGNTGLCCGVIFPLVVKNRRHGVLKLLFAREVVPTDSENAALQVVQNGFSVIFDQTSEHLRTQRMAMVDGLTNLFNHRFFLSQLRTEFQRALRYGGTLTLLMIDVDGFKSYNDTYGHQAGNRVLTWVASQIRRTVRDIDVVARYGGEEFALILPEVKAEQGLIVAEKIRKAISQGEVLTDEGDRLAAITVSCGVADSRGCKGPEEMIDRADRALYWVKRNGRNLVRLASLEG; from the coding sequence ATGAAGTCAGTTTTCGCAACACTGAGAGAAGACGGGCTCTATTCGGAGCTGCGAATCGTTCGGCTTTCTGGTGCGGAACTGCAGACGCTCGAGAGAGTTTTCGAGCAGGCAGGGATTGTCACGAGTTCTGCAATTTCGGGACATGCAAGTGTGAGAGCGCACTATCTTCGGGATGAAGGACTTTCTGTGCTGATCGAGGCGGAACCAATCAGTCCATCGCTATTCACAATTGAAGGTGAGCGGTTCACTGTCGGTTTCTCGAAGAGTGACCGGATTGCCAACTGGATAGCACGCAACTCGGACGGAATCGGCGGCGTGTCGGTCAAAACGTTTGGTGCAATCAGTGCCATTCTTGAGGCGTATTGGAAGTCGTGGGATATTTCCTGTAAGAGCAGAGCATTGGAATCTGTGCAGAGCGATTCACGCTTTGATCGAGAAGGCGCCGACTTCTTTGATGCGATTGAAGTGAGACTGAGACAACTCTTCTCACCGGATTATCTTGAAATTGCTCCACTGAGTCCCGGGAACTTCTGGGCAGACCGGCCAGACGGCTGGTCATGGATTTCAGCGACTCGTTCCGACTTTCATTGGCCGGTGCCACTGACCTCGGAGTTTGAAGCTCGACTGCTGAGTAAACCATTGCCGCACTTCCTGCACAGATTGGACGACCAACGTCTGCTTTTGCCGCCTCCGGGAGGAAACACTGGACTCTGCTGCGGTGTGATTTTCCCACTCGTAGTTAAGAACAGACGGCACGGAGTGCTAAAGCTGTTATTCGCTCGCGAGGTTGTCCCGACTGATTCCGAGAATGCCGCGTTACAAGTCGTGCAGAACGGATTCTCTGTAATCTTTGATCAGACGAGTGAACATCTCCGAACTCAAAGAATGGCGATGGTGGATGGTCTGACGAATCTCTTCAATCATCGCTTCTTTCTGTCACAGCTTAGAACGGAGTTTCAGAGAGCACTTAGGTACGGCGGCACGCTGACGCTATTGATGATTGACGTCGACGGGTTTAAATCTTACAACGACACCTACGGTCACCAGGCAGGAAATCGCGTGTTGACCTGGGTCGCGAGTCAGATTCGCCGCACGGTTCGTGACATAGATGTCGTCGCACGCTACGGTGGCGAGGAGTTCGCGTTGATCCTCCCCGAAGTGAAAGCCGAACAGGGGTTAATCGTCGCCGAGAAAATCAGAAAGGCAATTTCGCAAGGGGAGGTGTTGACTGATGAAGGAGATCGTCTCGCGGCGATTACTGTTTCGTGTGGTGTGGCAGATAGTCGCGGTTGCAAGGGACCGGAAGAGATGATTGACCGCGCTGACCGAGCACTCTATTGGGTAAAACGTAATGGCCGCAATCTGGTGAGGCTCGCGTCACTCGAAGGATGA
- the hutI gene encoding imidazolonepropionase has translation MDSLLLHSVGRLVTPLGVDRNDAARPLFELADAAVWIEDGKFKQIGKTRDLEKSVPASIERVSAGGKLMVPGFIDCHTHPVFMGNRASEFYLRNQGASYLDIAAAGGGIHASAEKIAKARVDQIVRESLPRLQRSLECGVTTIECKSGYGLTWEGEEKLLIALREIEKINPQHMNKTLLIHAVPASWQDRREEYVRCVTEEMIPEVAARSLADCVDVFCEQGAFTVDESRRVLIAGQESGLSARIHANQFGHSGGALLAAELRVRSADHLEYLSDEEISALRDADVIGVGLPACVYFLGTIPYPPLRKMIDSGMRVALATDMNPGTSMTESIPFCMTTAAIYGKMSSNELLWAVTLDAARVLGREENTGSIEQGKAADFSLWNMPDALSIAYFFGQAGADEVWIGGEQVYETQAVVRRY, from the coding sequence TTGGATTCTCTGCTTTTGCACAGTGTCGGCAGGCTTGTGACGCCGTTAGGTGTGGATCGGAATGATGCTGCACGTCCGCTGTTTGAGTTAGCCGACGCGGCCGTTTGGATTGAAGATGGGAAGTTCAAGCAGATCGGGAAGACTCGAGACTTGGAGAAGTCAGTTCCCGCCTCTATCGAGCGTGTCTCGGCGGGAGGAAAACTCATGGTGCCTGGGTTCATTGACTGCCACACGCATCCCGTATTCATGGGAAATCGCGCGTCGGAGTTTTACCTACGGAACCAAGGAGCAAGCTATTTGGATATCGCCGCGGCGGGAGGAGGTATCCACGCTTCCGCAGAGAAGATTGCGAAGGCACGGGTGGATCAGATTGTTCGTGAGTCGTTGCCTCGATTACAGCGATCACTCGAGTGCGGAGTGACTACCATTGAATGCAAGTCCGGATATGGCCTCACGTGGGAAGGTGAAGAGAAGTTGCTGATTGCGCTCAGAGAGATAGAGAAAATCAATCCTCAGCACATGAATAAGACGCTTCTGATACATGCGGTTCCGGCAAGTTGGCAGGACAGACGCGAAGAGTATGTGCGATGTGTGACGGAAGAAATGATTCCCGAAGTGGCGGCGCGCAGTTTGGCAGACTGCGTTGACGTTTTCTGCGAACAGGGCGCGTTCACAGTAGACGAGTCAAGACGCGTACTGATCGCGGGACAGGAATCCGGATTGTCCGCGAGAATTCACGCCAATCAATTTGGGCATTCCGGCGGTGCGCTGCTCGCAGCAGAACTAAGAGTAAGAAGCGCAGACCATCTCGAGTACTTGAGCGACGAAGAAATCAGTGCCTTGCGCGATGCAGACGTGATCGGAGTCGGGCTTCCGGCTTGCGTCTACTTCCTTGGGACGATCCCCTACCCGCCGTTGCGTAAGATGATTGACAGCGGAATGCGGGTCGCCTTGGCAACCGATATGAATCCCGGCACTTCAATGACAGAGTCGATTCCTTTCTGCATGACGACTGCCGCGATATACGGGAAAATGAGCAGCAACGAGTTACTGTGGGCAGTGACACTGGATGCCGCTAGAGTGCTTGGACGCGAAGAAAACACAGGCTCAATCGAGCAGGGCAAAGCCGCTGATTTCTCCCTCTGGAACATGCCTGACGCGTTGTCAATAGCCTACTTCTTTGGTCAGGCTGGCGCAGACGAAGTGTGGATCGGCGGTGAACAAGTTTATGAAACTCAAGCTGTCGTACGCAGATACTGA
- a CDS encoding enoyl-CoA hydratase/isomerase family protein: MTYENILWEVEGNVGILTINRPKALNALNGATLNDIEACLNNELGDSVRAIVMTGAGEKSFVAGADISEIHELNEKTGLTFTERGNRLFSRIEALPITVIAAVGGFALGGGCELAMACHLRIASEKAKFGQPEIKLGIIPGYGGTQRLARLVGTGRALDLLLSGRMIDANTALQWGLANEVTAPEQTLPRAKELAAQLATAAPLARKAILEAVYQGAGLRLADGLKVEEKLFAQCCGTYDKNEGTSAFLEKREANFKGQ; encoded by the coding sequence ATGACTTACGAAAACATCCTGTGGGAAGTCGAAGGCAATGTCGGCATTCTCACGATCAATCGACCGAAGGCACTCAATGCACTCAATGGTGCGACGCTCAATGACATTGAGGCGTGCCTGAATAATGAACTGGGCGACAGCGTCCGCGCAATTGTGATGACCGGCGCGGGGGAGAAGAGTTTTGTCGCAGGAGCCGACATCTCCGAAATCCATGAATTAAACGAGAAAACCGGCCTTACCTTCACTGAGCGAGGCAATCGGCTGTTTTCGCGCATAGAAGCACTGCCGATAACGGTAATCGCCGCAGTGGGGGGATTTGCACTTGGCGGAGGCTGCGAGTTAGCGATGGCATGTCATCTGCGCATCGCATCGGAAAAGGCGAAGTTCGGTCAGCCGGAGATTAAGCTTGGCATCATTCCGGGATACGGCGGGACCCAACGGCTCGCGCGGCTTGTCGGCACCGGTCGCGCTCTTGACTTGCTGCTTTCGGGACGAATGATTGACGCAAACACGGCGCTGCAATGGGGACTTGCCAACGAAGTCACCGCACCGGAGCAAACACTCCCGCGCGCAAAGGAGCTTGCGGCCCAATTAGCGACTGCTGCGCCACTTGCACGAAAGGCGATACTGGAAGCAGTCTATCAGGGCGCGGGACTTCGGCTTGCAGACGGCCTGAAAGTGGAAGAGAAGCTATTCGCACAGTGCTGCGGCACGTACGACAAGAATGAAGGCACGTCTGCCTTTCTGGAGAAACGTGAAGCAAACTTCAAGGGGCAGTGA
- the hutU gene encoding urocanate hydratase, giving the protein MFEIPRTPIGTKLTCKGWLQEAAYRMLLNNLDPAVAEDREQLIVYGGTGKAARNHEALRLILDALTKLEADETLLVQSGKPVGVVKTHADAPRVLIANSNLVPQWATWEYFHELEAKGLIMYGQMTAGSWIYIGTQGILQGTYETFAAAARQHFHGTLAGTWTLTGGLGGMGGAQPLAVTLNGGAVLCVEADPARLKRRVEIGYCDRSTDSLDEALELVTNAAQYEEALSAGLLGNCADVLPELLRRDNLPHIVTDQTSAHDELNGYIPHGISFSDALSLRKSDPKDYIRRSMHSMAVHCRAMKEMQDRGVIAFDYGNNLRGQALKAGYAEAFAYPGFVPAYVRPLFCEGKGPFRWAALSGDPEDIYTIDRKALELFPDDAGLQRWIKHATPKIPFQGLPARICWLGQGDRAKLGLAMNELVCSGAVTAPIVIGRDHLDCGSVASPNRETEAMLDGSDAISDWPLLNALVNTASGATWVSFHHGGGVGIGASQHAGQVIVADGTPEAAARIQRVLTNDPAMGVFRHHDAGYELATLTAKSKNVHIPGLNF; this is encoded by the coding sequence TCCAATTGGGACGAAACTGACCTGTAAGGGCTGGCTACAAGAGGCTGCCTATCGCATGCTTCTGAACAACCTTGATCCAGCAGTGGCAGAAGATCGTGAGCAGCTTATTGTCTACGGCGGAACGGGGAAGGCTGCGCGGAATCACGAAGCCCTGCGGCTCATTCTTGACGCGTTGACCAAGCTCGAAGCTGACGAAACTCTACTGGTGCAATCCGGCAAGCCCGTCGGGGTTGTCAAGACACATGCCGATGCGCCGCGCGTCTTGATCGCGAATTCGAATCTGGTGCCGCAATGGGCAACGTGGGAGTATTTCCACGAACTCGAGGCGAAAGGTCTGATCATGTACGGTCAGATGACGGCAGGTTCGTGGATTTACATCGGCACGCAAGGGATCTTGCAGGGCACCTACGAGACATTTGCTGCTGCGGCTCGGCAGCACTTTCATGGCACACTCGCGGGGACGTGGACGCTTACCGGCGGTCTGGGTGGTATGGGCGGCGCGCAGCCGCTTGCTGTGACGCTGAATGGCGGGGCGGTGCTGTGCGTGGAAGCGGATCCTGCGCGTTTGAAGCGGAGAGTCGAAATCGGCTATTGCGATCGATCCACAGACTCTTTGGATGAAGCGCTGGAGCTTGTGACCAATGCCGCGCAATATGAAGAGGCTTTGTCGGCCGGACTACTCGGCAACTGCGCAGACGTTCTTCCGGAGCTTCTGCGGCGAGACAACTTGCCGCACATCGTGACGGATCAAACGTCGGCTCACGACGAGCTTAATGGTTACATCCCGCACGGCATTTCATTTTCAGATGCTTTAAGCTTGCGCAAGAGCGACCCGAAGGACTATATCCGGCGTTCGATGCACTCGATGGCAGTACATTGTCGCGCCATGAAAGAGATGCAGGATCGCGGTGTGATTGCGTTCGACTACGGGAACAATTTGCGCGGACAGGCGCTCAAGGCTGGCTATGCCGAAGCCTTCGCGTATCCCGGATTTGTCCCCGCATACGTTCGTCCGCTGTTCTGCGAAGGAAAAGGGCCGTTCCGCTGGGCTGCGCTATCGGGCGATCCGGAAGACATCTACACGATTGATCGCAAGGCTCTTGAGTTGTTCCCTGACGATGCAGGTCTGCAACGATGGATCAAACACGCCACGCCAAAGATTCCGTTTCAAGGTCTGCCAGCTCGAATCTGCTGGCTGGGGCAAGGTGACCGCGCGAAACTGGGCCTCGCGATGAACGAACTGGTGTGTTCAGGGGCGGTCACGGCTCCGATTGTCATCGGTCGCGATCACCTCGATTGCGGTTCTGTCGCATCACCCAATCGTGAAACCGAAGCGATGCTTGACGGTTCCGATGCAATTTCCGATTGGCCGCTGCTCAATGCACTTGTCAATACGGCGAGTGGAGCAACATGGGTGAGTTTTCATCACGGCGGCGGAGTGGGAATCGGTGCATCGCAACATGCCGGACAGGTCATAGTGGCTGATGGAACACCTGAGGCCGCCGCGCGAATACAGCGGGTGTTGACCAACGATCCCGCGATGGGAGTCTTCCGCCACCATGACGCGGGTTACGAGTTGGCGACACTGACCGCGAAATCTAAGAACGTCCATATACCGGGTCTTAACTTCTAA